One Rhodothermus bifroesti DNA window includes the following coding sequences:
- a CDS encoding 5-(carboxyamino)imidazole ribonucleotide synthase, which produces MPTQCIPVIGILGGGQLGRMTAMAALRMGLQVRFLVPEPTGSAESLGETMVGDWQDPAVLRHFASGCTVVTVESEWAPADLLEPVLPKDTALWPKAETIKWIRDKGTQKRVLAKAGLPLPDFACCTTLEEALAAAERLGYPVVLKRYRGSYDGYGNFTAHTPEALANGWARLAQADGLLVEAWVPFVRELAVLVARSPSGQEVLYPVVYTEQREHRCYLVQAPADVPDAVATEAQRLARAAVEAIGGVGIMAVELFELSDGRLLINELAPRPHNTGHYTIEGCYTSQFENHVRAILDWPLGSPELREPVAVMVNILGQRRSDQLDLSGLPEALRIPGVFIHLYGKTAVRPGRKMGHVTATGRDANEVRHRAETAASLIATRL; this is translated from the coding sequence ATGCCTACCCAGTGCATCCCAGTTATCGGCATTCTTGGTGGGGGCCAACTGGGTCGCATGACCGCGATGGCTGCCTTGCGCATGGGTTTGCAGGTGCGCTTTCTTGTGCCAGAGCCTACAGGTTCGGCCGAATCGCTTGGCGAGACGATGGTAGGTGACTGGCAGGATCCGGCCGTGTTGCGCCACTTTGCCTCGGGCTGCACCGTGGTAACCGTTGAAAGCGAATGGGCACCAGCTGATCTGCTAGAACCTGTCCTCCCCAAAGACACAGCACTCTGGCCTAAGGCTGAAACGATCAAGTGGATTCGGGATAAAGGAACGCAAAAGCGTGTGCTGGCAAAAGCGGGTTTACCCCTTCCGGATTTTGCTTGCTGCACTACGCTAGAGGAAGCCCTTGCTGCCGCAGAGCGACTGGGGTACCCGGTCGTACTCAAACGCTATCGCGGTTCTTACGATGGCTATGGCAACTTTACTGCCCACACCCCCGAAGCATTGGCCAACGGCTGGGCGCGCCTGGCTCAAGCAGACGGCCTGCTGGTAGAGGCCTGGGTACCGTTCGTGCGCGAACTGGCCGTTTTAGTGGCCCGAAGCCCTAGTGGTCAGGAAGTGCTCTACCCTGTGGTCTACACCGAACAACGCGAGCATCGCTGCTACCTGGTGCAAGCACCTGCCGATGTACCTGACGCCGTGGCTACGGAAGCACAACGCCTAGCACGTGCTGCTGTCGAAGCCATAGGCGGTGTTGGCATTATGGCTGTAGAGTTGTTTGAGCTGAGCGATGGGCGTCTCCTCATTAACGAACTAGCCCCGCGGCCACATAACACCGGCCATTACACGATCGAGGGGTGCTACACGTCGCAGTTTGAAAACCACGTGCGCGCCATCTTAGATTGGCCGCTAGGATCGCCCGAGCTGCGAGAGCCTGTAGCCGTTATGGTCAATATCCTCGGTCAGCGACGTAGTGACCAACTGGATCTCAGCGGCCTCCCCGAGGCGCTACGCATCCCGGGTGTCTTTATCCATTTGTATGGCAAAACGGCTGTGCGGCCAGGACGTAAAATGGGACATGTGACCGCTACCGGCCGCGACGCCAACGAAGTGCGACATCGGGCCGAAACAGCAGCCTCCCTGATTGCGACACGGCTATAA
- a CDS encoding FtsK/SpoIIIE family DNA translocase, whose product MATLTSKRRRKKQAASQNRKPRITPERRRELLGLVLMVLALLLTLALISYHPSDNALARHFSLQAALDPGNNRAENALGLVGATLAYVFVAQLFGYPSLLFTSLLLAWGYAIFRRRHARKLAFLSGLFLLLMPLLSAAFGWLTVVFEFDLYAWSGRLGLALAGWMHQLFGTIGSLLLLLLGFTCITLLLIDHDLQRWFDRLEDLTGRAWVQIRQHWRQWQHQRAQHTARPPQPTTPEPETRPTPPPTPPPPTIAAIPRHELLRTLLHGAEPPATSEPTVPATPPSAEPTLTIRQRIEEERADPIERPQESLDADFPYTPPPLDLLDGADQPERTIDYEELEENKRTLLEKLSTYNIQIASINAIVGPTVTLYELTPAPSVKISKITSLSDDLAMALAAPGIRMIAPIPGKSAIGVEIPNRRRELVRVRDVIGTARFRDAQMELPIALGKTIEGEVFIQDLTRLPHLLIAGSTGSGKSVGLNALITGLLYACHPANLKFVMIDPKKIELQQYAAVVDHFLALPEGAEDPIITDVSQALGVLKSCEREMELRYDLLSKAGVRSIKDYNRRLKENTLSPEEGHRHLPYIVVVIDELADLMMTAGKDIEGPIARLAQMARAVGIHLVLATQRPSVDVITGLIKANFPARIAYQVATKVDSRTIIDQNGAEGLLGNGDMLFMMGSQLVRLQGPFVSIDEVERLTRFIGEQPGPGPYWLPLVEETRSDEPAPDENETHDELFEEAARIIVRSQQGSVSLLQRRLSIGYTRAARIIDQLEAAGIVGPFEGSKARRVLVQSEAELEAMLRSLRSAS is encoded by the coding sequence ATGGCAACCTTAACCTCCAAACGCCGCCGCAAAAAGCAGGCTGCGTCACAAAATCGCAAGCCGCGGATCACGCCAGAGCGCCGGCGCGAACTACTGGGGTTGGTGCTCATGGTGCTGGCGCTGCTGCTTACGCTGGCACTGATCAGTTACCATCCCAGCGACAATGCCTTGGCCCGCCACTTCTCACTGCAAGCCGCGCTCGACCCTGGAAACAACCGAGCCGAAAACGCCCTGGGCCTGGTAGGGGCTACGTTGGCCTACGTATTCGTTGCACAGCTTTTCGGCTACCCCTCCCTACTTTTTACCAGCCTATTGCTTGCTTGGGGCTACGCAATCTTTCGACGCCGCCACGCGCGAAAACTGGCGTTTCTTTCTGGGTTGTTCCTTTTGCTCATGCCCCTCCTGTCTGCTGCCTTTGGATGGCTGACGGTGGTTTTCGAATTTGACCTGTATGCTTGGAGTGGCCGTCTGGGACTTGCCCTGGCTGGCTGGATGCACCAGCTGTTTGGCACCATTGGTTCGCTTTTACTGCTGCTTCTAGGATTCACTTGCATCACGCTGCTGCTGATCGACCACGACCTGCAGCGATGGTTCGACCGCCTCGAGGACCTCACGGGCAGGGCCTGGGTGCAAATACGCCAGCACTGGAGGCAATGGCAGCACCAACGTGCCCAGCACACTGCTCGTCCTCCCCAACCAACCACCCCAGAACCTGAAACGCGACCAACCCCACCCCCAACGCCTCCACCTCCTACTATAGCCGCCATCCCCCGACACGAATTGCTACGTACACTCCTTCACGGTGCAGAACCTCCCGCTACTTCGGAGCCGACGGTGCCAGCAACACCCCCAAGTGCTGAGCCTACGCTCACCATTCGCCAGCGTATCGAAGAAGAACGCGCCGACCCCATCGAACGTCCCCAAGAAAGCCTCGACGCCGACTTCCCCTATACGCCACCCCCACTCGATCTACTCGACGGAGCGGATCAGCCAGAACGGACAATCGATTACGAAGAGCTGGAAGAAAACAAACGCACGCTGCTAGAAAAGCTCAGCACCTACAACATCCAGATCGCCTCAATCAACGCCATTGTCGGCCCTACCGTCACCCTCTACGAACTCACGCCGGCACCAAGCGTCAAGATCAGCAAAATCACCTCGCTGTCCGACGACCTGGCCATGGCCTTGGCTGCCCCAGGTATTCGGATGATTGCGCCCATTCCCGGCAAATCGGCCATCGGCGTAGAAATTCCCAACCGGCGGCGCGAGCTGGTCCGCGTCCGCGACGTTATTGGCACAGCCCGTTTTCGGGATGCCCAAATGGAGCTGCCCATCGCTTTAGGAAAAACCATTGAGGGCGAAGTCTTTATTCAAGACCTGACGCGCCTGCCCCATTTGCTGATTGCAGGATCAACCGGCTCGGGCAAATCCGTCGGGCTCAACGCGCTCATTACGGGATTGCTCTACGCTTGCCATCCGGCTAACCTCAAGTTCGTGATGATCGACCCCAAAAAGATCGAGCTCCAGCAATACGCAGCTGTGGTCGATCACTTTCTGGCGCTGCCCGAAGGCGCTGAAGACCCGATCATTACCGACGTATCGCAAGCGCTGGGCGTGCTCAAAAGCTGCGAGCGCGAAATGGAGTTGCGCTATGACCTGCTCTCTAAAGCCGGCGTGCGCAGCATCAAAGACTACAACCGACGCCTGAAAGAAAACACCCTTTCCCCTGAGGAAGGCCATCGCCACCTGCCCTACATCGTAGTGGTGATTGATGAGCTGGCCGACCTGATGATGACCGCAGGCAAAGACATCGAAGGACCCATTGCCCGCCTGGCCCAAATGGCCCGAGCCGTAGGCATCCACCTCGTGCTGGCTACGCAGCGCCCCTCGGTGGATGTCATTACGGGTTTGATCAAGGCCAACTTTCCTGCACGCATCGCCTATCAAGTAGCTACCAAAGTTGATTCACGCACCATCATCGACCAAAATGGGGCTGAAGGCTTGCTTGGCAATGGTGATATGCTCTTCATGATGGGAAGTCAACTGGTGCGCTTGCAGGGACCTTTTGTTTCGATCGACGAAGTTGAACGCCTTACGCGCTTTATCGGTGAGCAGCCAGGCCCTGGTCCCTACTGGCTGCCGCTTGTCGAAGAAACGCGTTCAGACGAGCCTGCCCCCGACGAAAACGAAACGCACGATGAACTTTTTGAAGAAGCGGCACGGATTATCGTGCGCAGCCAGCAGGGATCGGTCTCGCTCCTACAACGCCGCCTTTCGATTGGCTATACCCGTGCAGCCCGCATCATCGACCAGCTGGAAGCTGCCGGCATTGTAGGTCCGTTTGAAGGCTCTAAGGCCCGCCGCGTGCTGGTGCAAAGTGAAGCTGAACTAGAGGCGATGCTTCGCTCACTTCGTTCAGCGTCCTAA
- a CDS encoding MqnA/MqnD/SBP family protein, whose product MIHLAVWDLLPAEFFVSGLASVRLPFAVTRCRSYQALEQLLGGEVDVALLPTLDVLLHNDQVDALPAVALSSWKHPYARLVLRQGFLQVETLALDPRYAQEAFIAQVVLKEHYNQTPQPVAYEGATREELLAGDEDACLIVGNDAPTLQTSALVLDLGQEWYELANYPMVWGLFAVRKGEGSPALVKALRRLAKAADEQRDVWARARETIPELYTYFLENLRLRFDDLAMASLTELREYLFYFQITDEVPDLPLYTIPEDEEDEEEDEDEVPLL is encoded by the coding sequence ATGATACATTTAGCTGTTTGGGATCTACTGCCGGCAGAATTTTTCGTCTCGGGCTTGGCTTCAGTACGGCTGCCCTTTGCAGTTACCCGTTGTCGGTCGTACCAGGCGCTCGAACAGCTGCTTGGCGGTGAAGTGGATGTGGCGCTGCTCCCAACGCTTGACGTGTTGTTGCACAACGATCAGGTCGATGCGCTACCTGCTGTAGCCCTTTCTTCTTGGAAGCATCCTTATGCCCGTTTGGTGCTTCGCCAAGGGTTTCTACAAGTCGAGACGTTGGCGCTCGATCCACGCTACGCCCAGGAAGCGTTTATCGCGCAAGTCGTGCTGAAAGAGCACTACAACCAAACGCCTCAACCTGTAGCCTACGAGGGTGCCACGCGTGAAGAATTGCTGGCTGGCGATGAAGACGCTTGCCTCATTGTGGGTAATGATGCCCCCACGCTACAAACCAGTGCTCTGGTGCTTGATTTAGGACAGGAGTGGTACGAACTGGCTAATTACCCTATGGTTTGGGGCCTTTTTGCTGTACGTAAAGGCGAGGGTTCTCCAGCACTGGTAAAGGCTCTGCGCCGACTAGCCAAAGCTGCCGACGAGCAACGCGACGTGTGGGCCCGAGCCCGTGAGACCATTCCTGAGCTCTATACCTACTTTCTAGAAAACCTGAGACTCCGTTTTGATGACCTTGCGATGGCTAGTTTGACTGAGTTGCGCGAATACCTGTTTTATTTCCAGATTACCGACGAGGTCCCTGACCTGCCTCTTTACACGATCCCAGAGGACGAGGAAGACGAAGAGGAAGACGAAGACGAGGTGCCCCTGCTCTAA
- the smpB gene encoding SsrA-binding protein SmpB, with amino-acid sequence MADPIKLVATNRKARHEYHIEETIEAGLALKGTEVKSLREGRVNLQDAYCAPENGEMYLYNCHISPYRHTGAHDNHDPLRPRKLLMHRREILRWTQAAQQKGYTIIPLSIYFKKGKAKVELALARGKKLYDRRADIAEREAQRRLERVLKGRRG; translated from the coding sequence ATGGCCGATCCTATCAAGCTTGTTGCTACCAACCGTAAGGCGCGCCACGAGTACCACATTGAAGAAACGATTGAAGCTGGATTAGCGCTGAAGGGCACCGAAGTTAAATCGCTACGCGAAGGCCGCGTGAACCTGCAAGACGCCTATTGCGCTCCAGAAAATGGCGAAATGTATCTTTACAACTGTCATATTTCGCCGTATCGGCACACCGGCGCACATGATAACCACGATCCCTTGCGGCCGCGCAAGCTGCTTATGCATCGGCGTGAGATTTTGCGCTGGACGCAGGCAGCGCAGCAAAAAGGCTATACCATTATTCCGCTGAGCATCTATTTCAAAAAAGGTAAGGCCAAAGTTGAGCTTGCCCTTGCCCGAGGGAAAAAGCTCTATGACCGCCGGGCAGACATTGCCGAGCGCGAAGCCCAGCGACGCTTGGAACGGGTGCTTAAAGGTCGTCGTGGATAA
- the gcvT gene encoding glycine cleavage system aminomethyltransferase GcvT produces the protein MTDAPLQRTPLYDRHVALGARMMGFGGFEMPLQYTSILEEHMAVRQAAGLFDVSHMGEIFVRGPHALAFVQHLVTNDAARLYDGRALYTVMCTPEGGVVDDLLVYRFDAETYMLVVNAANIEKDFAWMQANNPMGAHLENRSEAIALLALQGPRAFEIARRLVPELTPETLRYYHFQVMPPGTFVGCRWAVLSHTGYTGEPGLEIYCEAEQAGTVWDALLEAGYDLGLKPAGLGARDTLRLEAGYCLYGHELDTTTNPLEAGLDWVVKLDKGEFIGREALQRIRTEGPRRRLVGLILEDRGIPRAGYSIVNAEGAPIGQITSGTLSPVRQQGIALGYVPNHPAYTEPGQPLGVQIRQHVVPARVHRPPFVALHKK, from the coding sequence ATGACAGACGCACCGCTTCAACGCACCCCCCTCTACGACCGCCACGTGGCTTTAGGCGCCCGCATGATGGGCTTTGGCGGTTTTGAAATGCCGCTTCAGTATACCAGTATCTTAGAAGAACACATGGCCGTACGCCAGGCGGCAGGCTTGTTTGATGTATCGCACATGGGCGAGATCTTTGTGCGCGGTCCGCATGCGCTTGCCTTTGTGCAGCACCTGGTGACCAACGATGCAGCCCGGCTTTACGACGGCCGCGCGCTCTACACCGTCATGTGCACTCCCGAAGGCGGCGTTGTGGATGACCTTCTGGTCTACCGCTTCGATGCCGAAACCTACATGCTGGTCGTCAACGCAGCCAACATCGAAAAGGACTTTGCCTGGATGCAGGCGAACAATCCCATGGGTGCACACTTGGAAAACCGCTCGGAGGCCATCGCACTGCTAGCACTGCAAGGCCCAAGGGCCTTTGAGATCGCCCGCCGCTTGGTGCCTGAGCTCACACCCGAAACGCTCCGCTACTACCACTTTCAGGTGATGCCACCTGGGACCTTCGTAGGCTGCCGCTGGGCTGTGCTTTCGCACACTGGATACACAGGAGAACCAGGCCTAGAAATCTACTGCGAAGCGGAGCAAGCCGGCACGGTTTGGGATGCCCTACTTGAGGCCGGCTACGACTTAGGCCTTAAACCCGCTGGCCTAGGCGCACGCGATACGCTGCGCCTAGAAGCGGGATACTGCCTCTACGGACACGAGCTGGACACCACGACTAACCCGCTGGAAGCTGGCCTAGACTGGGTGGTTAAATTGGATAAAGGCGAATTCATCGGCCGCGAAGCCCTGCAGCGCATCCGAACCGAAGGGCCGCGCCGGCGGCTAGTTGGTTTAATCTTGGAAGACCGGGGCATTCCTCGCGCCGGCTATAGCATTGTCAATGCTGAAGGCGCACCTATAGGGCAAATCACCAGTGGCACCCTCTCTCCCGTACGCCAACAGGGCATTGCCCTAGGCTACGTGCCCAATCACCCCGCCTATACAGAGCCAGGACAGCCATTGGGCGTCCAAATTCGCCAGCATGTCGTTCCAGCACGCGTGCATCGCCCCCCTTTTGTGGCACTTCACAAAAAATAG
- the purE gene encoding 5-(carboxyamino)imidazole ribonucleotide mutase, which translates to MPSSPNPLVGIAMGSESDLPIMEEATTVLEAFEVPYEIRVLSAHRTPHHMLEYAQTAHLRGLKVLIAGAGGAAHLPGMLASATPLPVIGVPIPTRHLQGQDSLLSIVQMPGGVPVATVAIGQAQNAALLAVQILATGDPALLERLLAYKRALIEKVEQMDARVQARFRPQE; encoded by the coding sequence ATGCCTTCTTCACCTAACCCACTGGTAGGAATTGCCATGGGCAGCGAATCGGACCTGCCCATCATGGAAGAGGCCACTACGGTGCTGGAAGCCTTCGAAGTGCCTTATGAGATCCGGGTGCTTTCGGCCCATCGCACTCCCCATCACATGCTCGAATATGCCCAGACGGCCCATCTACGTGGCCTGAAGGTGCTCATTGCCGGCGCCGGTGGAGCTGCTCACCTACCGGGTATGCTCGCCTCGGCTACCCCATTGCCGGTCATTGGGGTACCGATTCCTACGCGGCATCTGCAAGGCCAGGACTCCTTGCTTTCGATCGTCCAGATGCCTGGAGGCGTACCTGTCGCTACCGTTGCCATAGGGCAAGCCCAGAATGCCGCCTTGCTGGCGGTTCAGATCCTGGCCACGGGCGATCCGGCCTTACTCGAGCGCCTACTGGCGTACAAGCGAGCGTTGATCGAAAAAGTCGAGCAGATGGACGCCCGTGTCCAGGCGCGCTTTAGGCCCCAAGAATGA
- a CDS encoding prephenate dehydrogenase — MIQRITICGLGLIGGSLAMAWKRTRPELHLTGFDRREVLAKARELGVVDAVSEDVAEAVAQADLVVLAAPLQGILYLLEEIGPHLQPGARVTDVGGVKQPILAHAEALLPDTVTFIGGHPMAGSERRGLANADPFLFENATYVLCPPRTLSTQTLQTQHADFLELIRALGARVLVLDAAHHDTVAAAVSHLPQLLAVLLVNTAAELSKGDDAFLRLAAGGFRDMTRIASSPFDLWRDVLFANAGPLLDALGYFAANLQRLRNRLIEENADALAEAFAQARQLRARIPRDSKGFLHPLADVYVRIEDRPGALFRITKALYEADLNIQDIELLKVREGTGGTFRLGFATETDAERACWVLRQAGIEARRPEE; from the coding sequence ATGATCCAGCGGATCACCATCTGTGGCCTGGGCCTTATTGGAGGCTCGCTGGCCATGGCCTGGAAACGTACACGGCCAGAGCTGCACCTGACCGGCTTCGACCGGCGTGAGGTGCTAGCCAAGGCCAGAGAACTTGGCGTTGTGGACGCCGTCAGCGAGGACGTAGCTGAGGCCGTTGCCCAAGCCGATTTGGTGGTGCTTGCCGCACCCCTGCAGGGGATTCTTTACTTGCTTGAAGAGATCGGCCCACACCTGCAACCAGGTGCACGGGTGACCGACGTTGGGGGTGTAAAACAGCCCATCTTAGCCCATGCCGAAGCGCTGCTGCCCGATACGGTGACCTTTATCGGCGGCCACCCCATGGCTGGCTCTGAACGACGTGGATTAGCCAACGCCGACCCATTCCTGTTTGAAAACGCCACCTACGTGCTCTGTCCACCACGCACGCTTTCAACCCAAACGCTGCAAACGCAGCACGCAGACTTTCTCGAGCTCATCCGGGCACTGGGCGCGCGTGTTTTGGTGCTCGACGCAGCACACCACGACACTGTTGCCGCTGCGGTCAGCCATTTGCCGCAACTATTGGCTGTGCTCCTGGTCAACACCGCGGCTGAATTAAGCAAGGGAGACGATGCATTTTTGCGGCTGGCGGCTGGGGGGTTTCGGGATATGACCCGCATTGCCTCCTCACCATTCGACCTGTGGCGCGATGTGCTTTTTGCCAACGCAGGGCCGCTGCTGGACGCGTTGGGATATTTTGCAGCTAACCTTCAGCGACTACGCAACCGCCTTATCGAAGAAAACGCCGATGCTTTAGCCGAAGCCTTTGCGCAGGCACGCCAGCTCCGCGCACGTATTCCCCGCGACAGCAAAGGCTTTCTCCATCCGCTAGCCGATGTGTACGTACGCATCGAAGATCGCCCTGGGGCTCTGTTTCGCATCACCAAAGCCCTCTACGAAGCCGACCTCAACATTCAAGACATCGAACTGCTGAAAGTCCGAGAAGGCACAGGAGGTACCTTCCGACTAGGCTTTGCAACAGAAACCGACGCCGAACGCGCCTGCTGGGTGCTTCGCCAGGCCGGCATTGAAGCCCGCAGACCTGAAGAATAA
- the rplS gene encoding 50S ribosomal protein L19, which translates to MSDAILRLVEATQLRDDIPEFSPGDTVNVHVRVIEGDKERIQQFQGVVISIRGSGARKTFTVRKISNGVGVERIFPMHSPKIAKIEVVRRGHVRRAKLYYLRQRQGKAARIKEKRYVPGEEESGA; encoded by the coding sequence ATGTCGGATGCGATCCTTCGCCTTGTAGAGGCTACGCAGCTTCGGGATGACATCCCGGAGTTTAGCCCTGGCGATACGGTTAACGTGCACGTACGCGTGATCGAGGGGGACAAAGAGCGCATTCAGCAATTTCAGGGGGTGGTGATCTCCATTCGGGGCAGCGGTGCACGCAAGACATTCACTGTTCGCAAGATCTCGAACGGTGTAGGCGTGGAGCGTATCTTTCCCATGCATTCCCCCAAGATCGCCAAGATCGAGGTTGTGCGTCGGGGGCACGTGCGGCGTGCCAAGCTCTACTATTTGCGGCAGCGCCAAGGCAAAGCTGCACGTATCAAGGAAAAACGCTACGTGCCTGGCGAAGAGGAATCAGGTGCTTAA
- the tyrS gene encoding tyrosine--tRNA ligase: MPSFPPVEEQLRQIRRGVVEIIPEEALVEKLQRSYQTGKPLVVKLGCDPSRPDLHLGHAVVLRKLRQFQDLGHQAVLIIGDFTAMIGDPTGRSKTRPALTLEETRANGRTYFEQAAKILDPQRTQIRYNSEWLDRMTFRAVIELAAKYTVARMLERDDFEKRYRMGEPISIHEFLYPLAQAMDSVEIQADIELGGTDQRFNLLVGRDIQQAYGQEPQVCLLMPILEGTDGVEKMSKSLGNYIGITEPPEEMYGKVLSIPDHLIYRYFELATDVPTEALPEKRAFAERDPRNAKHELAWTIVRMYHGAEAADRARAHFERTIIRGEVPEDLEPFRPVPDEGTRIGLLNLITQAGLASSNSEARRLVRQNAVSIDGERVTDERLVIDLAQRAPFVLKVGKRRFARIIWDEAEQPA, translated from the coding sequence ATGCCGTCCTTCCCTCCTGTAGAAGAACAACTGCGCCAAATTCGACGCGGCGTTGTCGAAATCATCCCGGAAGAGGCGCTGGTTGAAAAACTGCAGCGCTCTTATCAGACCGGCAAGCCTCTCGTGGTCAAGTTAGGCTGCGATCCCAGCCGTCCAGACCTGCACTTGGGGCATGCTGTCGTGCTGCGTAAGCTGCGACAGTTTCAGGATCTTGGGCATCAAGCGGTGCTGATCATCGGCGACTTTACCGCCATGATTGGCGACCCCACGGGACGTTCCAAAACGCGTCCGGCCCTGACACTTGAAGAGACTCGGGCTAACGGCCGTACCTATTTTGAGCAGGCAGCCAAGATCCTGGATCCCCAACGTACCCAGATCCGCTATAATTCAGAATGGCTGGATCGGATGACTTTCCGGGCGGTGATCGAACTGGCTGCTAAGTACACGGTGGCGCGTATGCTGGAGCGCGACGACTTTGAAAAACGCTACCGCATGGGTGAGCCGATCAGCATTCACGAGTTTCTCTATCCGTTGGCGCAGGCTATGGACTCTGTCGAGATCCAAGCCGATATCGAGCTGGGGGGCACCGATCAGCGCTTTAACTTGCTCGTGGGGCGCGATATTCAGCAGGCCTATGGCCAAGAACCCCAGGTGTGCTTATTGATGCCCATTTTGGAAGGGACCGATGGCGTCGAAAAGATGTCCAAGTCGCTGGGCAACTATATTGGGATTACAGAGCCGCCCGAGGAAATGTACGGCAAGGTGCTTTCGATCCCGGACCATCTCATCTATCGTTACTTTGAGCTGGCGACCGATGTCCCCACTGAAGCCCTTCCCGAAAAGCGAGCTTTTGCCGAACGTGACCCGCGAAATGCTAAGCACGAGCTAGCCTGGACGATCGTTCGCATGTACCATGGCGCGGAAGCTGCGGATCGGGCCCGCGCGCATTTTGAGCGGACGATCATCCGGGGTGAGGTGCCTGAAGATTTGGAGCCATTCCGACCTGTACCCGACGAAGGCACGCGCATTGGGCTGCTCAACCTCATAACACAGGCGGGTTTGGCTAGTTCTAACAGCGAAGCCCGGCGTCTGGTGCGGCAAAATGCAGTCTCAATTGATGGGGAGCGGGTAACCGATGAGCGGCTAGTCATTGATCTGGCCCAGCGCGCACCCTTCGTGCTGAAGGTGGGCAAGCGGCGCTTTGCACGGATTATCTGGGACGAAGCCGAGCAGCCTGCCTAA
- a CDS encoding 2-phosphosulfolactate phosphatase gives MNVDVFLTGSHVTEEDVEGRTVVVIDVLRASSTIITALANGARAVIPVADMDQAGKIAMNLDPSTYLLGGERDGDRIDGYHLGNSPLEYTPDVVHDKTIILNTSNGTRALWNAREARHLIVGGFLNADRVVQFIREAGLDLTIICAGNHDRVTLDDTLCAGLILHRLWNGQEPEQVSDAAHIALTQYLHDRDALAEALRQSNHARWLTAKGYGADVEYCLQLDILPVLPYYQENRLVRWSGRLAESSS, from the coding sequence ATGAACGTCGACGTCTTTCTCACTGGCAGTCACGTAACCGAAGAAGATGTAGAGGGGCGCACGGTCGTGGTGATCGACGTCCTACGGGCTTCTTCCACCATTATCACGGCCTTGGCTAATGGAGCCCGAGCCGTGATCCCGGTAGCCGATATGGATCAGGCCGGAAAGATTGCAATGAACCTAGACCCTAGCACCTACTTACTGGGCGGGGAACGCGATGGCGATCGTATCGACGGCTACCACCTGGGCAACTCTCCTTTGGAATATACGCCGGACGTGGTGCACGACAAGACCATCATCCTCAACACCTCTAACGGTACCCGAGCGCTATGGAACGCCCGAGAAGCACGACATTTAATTGTAGGTGGCTTTTTGAATGCTGACCGTGTCGTCCAGTTTATCCGCGAGGCCGGGCTAGACCTAACGATCATCTGCGCTGGGAACCACGACCGGGTTACGCTGGACGACACGCTCTGCGCCGGCCTTATCCTACATCGGCTCTGGAACGGCCAAGAGCCAGAGCAGGTCAGCGATGCTGCACACATTGCCCTGACACAGTACCTGCATGACCGTGACGCGCTGGCCGAGGCGCTGCGCCAAAGTAACCATGCGCGATGGCTCACCGCCAAAGGCTACGGTGCCGATGTGGAGTACTGCCTACAACTCGACATCTTGCCCGTGTTACCCTATTACCAAGAAAACCGGCTCGTTCGGTGGTCTGGGCGTCTGGCTGAATCTAGTTCCTGA